In the Thermodesulfovibrio yellowstonii DSM 11347 genome, one interval contains:
- a CDS encoding NAD(+)/NADH kinase — MFKKLSILYKENDNSALETAIKVQDWLKNKGTECIVFHSVGIFSSFNHSEIMAIQNSDAVVVLGGDGTMLSASRLIGGKKIPIIGINMGKLGFITEIPKSDLFDSLEQIFSGHYEIEERSMINAQIFRDEQVINEYLGLNDLVIGKGIMAKISDFGLIINDVYVSTIKADGIIVSTPTGSTAYNLSAGGPILYPTLKGLVFTTICPHTLSVRPLVLPDHFTIDIIISSHVRDIFLTIDGQIGLPLQKNDRVRCRIANEKTYLIAPLGRDYFRVLREKLRWGER; from the coding sequence ATGTTTAAGAAACTCTCAATTCTTTATAAGGAAAATGACAATTCAGCTCTGGAAACAGCCATTAAAGTTCAGGATTGGCTGAAAAATAAAGGCACTGAATGCATAGTTTTTCACTCTGTAGGAATCTTTTCCAGTTTTAATCATTCTGAAATAATGGCAATCCAAAATTCTGATGCGGTAGTAGTTCTTGGAGGAGATGGGACCATGTTATCTGCCTCCAGACTCATTGGTGGAAAAAAAATTCCAATAATCGGAATAAACATGGGAAAGCTTGGATTTATCACAGAGATTCCAAAAAGTGATTTATTTGATAGCTTAGAACAAATATTTTCAGGTCATTATGAAATAGAAGAAAGAAGCATGATAAATGCTCAGATTTTCAGAGATGAACAGGTAATAAATGAATATCTTGGACTTAATGACCTTGTAATCGGGAAAGGTATAATGGCAAAGATTTCAGATTTTGGTTTAATTATAAACGATGTTTATGTATCAACAATAAAGGCTGATGGTATAATAGTATCTACGCCAACTGGTTCAACAGCTTACAATCTTTCAGCAGGAGGACCTATATTGTATCCAACATTAAAGGGATTAGTATTTACAACGATATGTCCTCATACTCTCAGTGTCAGGCCTTTGGTTCTCCCTGACCATTTTACAATTGATATAATTATATCATCACATGTCAGAGATATATTTTTGACAATAGATGGGCAAATCGGACTTCCTTTACAGAAAAATGATAGGGTTAGATGTAGAATAGCTAATGAAAAAACCTATCTTATCGCACCTTTAGGTAGAGATTATTTCAGAGTTCTAAGAGAGAAGCTAAGATGGGGAGAGAGATAA
- the tsaE gene encoding tRNA (adenosine(37)-N6)-threonylcarbamoyltransferase complex ATPase subunit type 1 TsaE, with the protein MKIFTYSEKETKILGKMIGSFVQKQGINVIALYGEMGTGKTVLTKGIASAFGIEEKDIASSSFVIVSHYPEANFYHIDLYRLDNVKEEDIDLWEYFELGTCVIEWAQSINELPENALKITIDLVDETTRVFEMEI; encoded by the coding sequence ATGAAAATTTTTACTTACTCTGAAAAGGAAACAAAAATTTTAGGAAAAATGATAGGAAGTTTTGTGCAAAAACAAGGAATTAATGTTATAGCTCTTTACGGAGAGATGGGAACAGGGAAAACTGTTTTGACAAAAGGAATTGCTTCAGCATTTGGCATAGAGGAGAAAGATATAGCAAGCTCAAGTTTTGTAATAGTATCTCATTATCCAGAAGCTAATTTTTATCATATTGACCTTTACAGGCTTGATAATGTAAAAGAAGAAGATATTGATTTATGGGAGTATTTTGAACTCGGCACGTGCGTTATAGAATGGGCTCAAAGCATTAATGAGTTGCCTGAAAATGCATTAAAGATTACAATAGATTTAGTTGATGAAACAACAAGAGTTTTTGAGATGGAGATTTAA
- the ileS gene encoding isoleucine--tRNA ligase, translated as MSQDYKDTLNLPQTGFPMKANLAEREPAILKFWKEHRVYENLENKNKSLGGKCFILHDGPPYANGHIHIGHALNKILKDIIVKYHSMLGQYSPFVPGWDCHGLPIELQVDKSLGKEKENIDIFKKRQLCREYAEKFINIQRDEFIRLGVFGYWDEPYITMSNEYEATIVKEFLSFVKNGYVYRGKKPVYWCPSCVTALADAEVEYADKESPSIFVAFEVIDRDRFSVKNEPLYIVIWTTTPWTLPANLALAVHPDFDYVGVKSSKGILVIVKEAIKNLKDKIDIDETPLFEIKGSKLEGIKAKHPFIDRVSKVVVADFVETGEGTGVVHIAPGHGDEDYEVGLKYGFDIYAPVDDKGRFTEDVPYFAGENVFKANKAIIEHMKENGSLIWEGKITHSYPHCWRCKKPIIFRATTQWFISMSHKDLRHRALQEIDKVRWIPSWGRERIYSMVERRPDWCLSRQRAWGVPITLFVCKKCGSIIKEEELFDKIYAFVEKEGSDVWFKLNLHDLLPDYSCPECGSRDFDKEKDILDVWFDSGVSHAAVLERDPRLSWPADMYLEGSDQHRGWFQSSLIASLGNKGKAPYKIVLTHGFTVDGQGRKMSKSLGNVISPQEIIKSNGADIVRLWVSAEDYRDDIKLSQEILQRLTEAYRKIRNTLRYLLGNIYDYDAKDYTDQLLEIDRWAMMRLQKLIGKVRLAYENFEFHQVFHAIYNFCVTDMSAFYLDILKDRLYTFKSDSPERRAAQWVLYNIADSLIKLIAPILSFTAEEAWQHLPFKKTESVFLDRMPEIEESFIDEELQLKWEKLIEIRDEVNKALEIKRQEKFIGNSLEAKVILSVNPELKKFLSPYYDFLPTLFIVSQVKLSDLESKDTEFTVTIDKAEGQKCQRCWNYSPMVGKLEIPDLCPRCYHVIKAL; from the coding sequence ATGTCTCAGGATTACAAAGATACCCTTAACTTACCTCAGACAGGATTTCCTATGAAGGCAAATCTTGCTGAAAGGGAACCTGCTATTTTGAAGTTCTGGAAAGAACACAGGGTATATGAAAATCTTGAGAACAAGAATAAATCTCTTGGTGGGAAATGCTTTATACTTCACGATGGACCGCCCTATGCTAACGGACATATACATATTGGTCATGCTTTGAATAAAATTCTCAAAGATATAATTGTTAAATACCATTCAATGCTTGGTCAATACAGCCCCTTTGTTCCAGGCTGGGATTGTCATGGTCTTCCTATTGAGCTACAGGTAGATAAATCACTCGGTAAAGAAAAAGAAAATATTGATATTTTTAAGAAAAGACAACTCTGTAGAGAATATGCAGAAAAATTTATCAATATTCAAAGAGATGAGTTTATTCGTCTGGGAGTCTTTGGTTACTGGGATGAGCCATATATTACAATGTCTAATGAATACGAAGCTACAATAGTAAAAGAATTTTTGAGTTTTGTTAAAAATGGTTATGTTTATCGTGGCAAAAAGCCTGTTTACTGGTGTCCTTCATGTGTAACAGCCTTAGCTGATGCAGAAGTTGAGTATGCTGATAAGGAATCTCCTTCAATATTTGTTGCCTTTGAAGTAATTGATAGAGATAGATTTTCTGTTAAAAATGAACCTTTATATATTGTTATATGGACAACAACTCCCTGGACATTACCTGCAAATTTAGCATTAGCTGTTCATCCAGATTTTGATTATGTCGGAGTTAAAAGTTCAAAGGGAATACTTGTAATAGTTAAGGAAGCAATTAAAAACTTAAAAGACAAAATTGATATTGATGAAACACCATTGTTTGAGATCAAAGGTTCAAAACTTGAAGGCATAAAAGCTAAACATCCATTTATTGACAGAGTATCAAAAGTCGTGGTTGCTGATTTTGTTGAAACAGGTGAAGGTACAGGAGTAGTCCATATAGCACCTGGACATGGAGATGAAGACTATGAGGTTGGATTAAAATATGGTTTTGATATTTATGCACCTGTTGATGATAAAGGCAGATTTACAGAGGATGTTCCTTATTTTGCGGGAGAAAATGTTTTTAAAGCAAATAAAGCAATAATAGAGCATATGAAAGAAAATGGCTCATTAATCTGGGAAGGGAAAATTACCCATTCTTATCCGCATTGCTGGAGATGTAAAAAACCTATAATTTTCAGAGCAACAACTCAGTGGTTTATTTCAATGAGTCATAAAGACCTTCGCCATCGTGCTCTTCAGGAAATAGATAAAGTAAGATGGATTCCTTCATGGGGGAGAGAGAGAATTTACTCAATGGTGGAGAGAAGACCTGATTGGTGTCTCTCCCGTCAGAGAGCATGGGGAGTGCCGATTACTTTATTTGTTTGTAAAAAATGTGGAAGTATAATTAAAGAGGAAGAACTTTTTGATAAAATATATGCTTTTGTTGAAAAAGAAGGTTCTGATGTATGGTTTAAACTAAATCTTCATGATTTACTTCCTGATTACTCATGCCCAGAGTGTGGTTCAAGGGATTTTGATAAAGAAAAAGATATTCTTGATGTATGGTTTGATTCAGGGGTAAGCCATGCAGCAGTTCTTGAGAGAGACCCGAGACTTAGTTGGCCTGCTGACATGTATCTTGAAGGAAGTGATCAGCACAGGGGATGGTTTCAAAGTTCTTTAATAGCTTCTCTTGGTAATAAAGGAAAAGCTCCCTACAAAATTGTTCTTACTCATGGATTTACAGTTGATGGGCAAGGAAGAAAAATGTCAAAATCTCTTGGGAATGTAATATCTCCACAGGAAATTATAAAATCCAACGGAGCTGATATTGTAAGACTTTGGGTTTCAGCAGAAGATTACAGAGATGATATAAAGCTTTCACAGGAAATTTTGCAAAGGCTTACAGAGGCTTATAGAAAGATAAGAAATACTTTAAGATATCTGCTTGGTAATATTTATGATTATGATGCTAAAGACTACACAGACCAACTTCTGGAGATAGACAGATGGGCAATGATGCGACTTCAAAAATTAATTGGGAAAGTAAGGCTTGCATATGAAAATTTTGAATTTCATCAAGTCTTTCATGCGATATATAACTTTTGCGTTACTGACATGAGTGCCTTTTATCTTGATATTTTAAAAGACAGACTTTATACATTTAAATCTGACTCACCAGAAAGAAGAGCAGCACAATGGGTTTTATATAATATTGCTGATTCTTTAATTAAGTTAATCGCTCCAATTCTTTCATTTACAGCAGAGGAGGCATGGCAACATCTTCCATTTAAGAAAACTGAAAGCGTATTCTTAGATAGGATGCCAGAGATAGAAGAAAGTTTTATAGATGAAGAACTACAGTTAAAATGGGAAAAATTGATTGAGATAAGGGATGAAGTTAATAAAGCTCTTGAGATTAAAAGGCAGGAAAAATTCATAGGAAACTCCCTTGAAGCAAAAGTAATACTTTCCGTTAATCCGGAATTGAAGAAATTTTTAAGCCCCTATTATGATTTCCTACCAACGCTTTTTATTGTTTCTCAGGTAAAATTGAGTGATTTAGAATCTAAGGATACTGAATTTACTGTTACTATAGATAAAGCTGAAGGGCAGAAATGTCAAAGATGTTGGAATTACTCTCCAATGGTTGGAAAACTTGAAATTCCTGATTTATGCCCGCGATGTTATCATGTCATTAAAGCTTTATAA
- a CDS encoding HIT family protein — MKVLWAPWRIEYILGHKEKGCIFCDKPKEDKDRDNLILYRGKLSFIIMNKYPYSSGHLMVVPYRHVHSLEELKVEELTECMVLTVKCLKCLKKVLHPDGFNIGLNIGVVASASIDEHLHWHIVPRWAGDVGFMTILEDVRVVPEHILVTYDKLYPCFKGEG, encoded by the coding sequence ATGAAGGTTCTATGGGCGCCATGGAGAATTGAATACATATTGGGGCATAAAGAAAAAGGATGTATATTCTGTGACAAACCAAAAGAAGACAAAGACAGGGATAATTTAATTCTTTACAGAGGCAAACTTTCCTTTATTATTATGAATAAATATCCTTACAGTTCAGGACATCTTATGGTTGTTCCTTACAGACATGTGCATAGCCTTGAAGAACTAAAAGTAGAAGAACTTACAGAATGTATGGTTCTTACTGTTAAATGCTTGAAATGTTTGAAAAAGGTGCTTCATCCAGATGGATTTAATATAGGACTTAATATAGGAGTGGTTGCTTCTGCAAGTATTGATGAACATCTTCACTGGCACATTGTACCAAGATGGGCAGGAGATGTGGGATTTATGACCATACTTGAGGATGTGCGAGTAGTTCCAGAGCATATCCTTGTAACTT
- the lspA gene encoding signal peptidase II, whose protein sequence is MSLKLYKTSISIFLILLIDQITKYLAIKFLSPDGIVKLLPFLNLVYVENTGTAFGMFKFLGSGFFIIIALVVTGFLVYMYFKDTQNWFIYSLIIAGALGNIIDRLIYGYVIDFIDLHLKNLHWPAFNVADSAISIGIVLFVYKNLKK, encoded by the coding sequence ATGTCATTAAAGCTTTATAAAACTTCTATATCAATTTTTCTAATTCTTTTGATTGACCAGATTACAAAATATCTTGCTATTAAATTTCTATCTCCTGATGGAATAGTGAAGCTATTACCTTTTTTAAATTTAGTTTATGTTGAAAATACAGGCACTGCTTTTGGAATGTTTAAATTTCTCGGTTCAGGATTTTTTATAATTATAGCTTTAGTAGTTACAGGGTTTCTTGTTTATATGTATTTCAAAGACACTCAAAACTGGTTTATTTATTCTCTTATAATTGCAGGAGCATTAGGGAATATCATTGATAGGCTGATTTATGGGTATGTTATAGATTTTATAGACCTTCATCTGAAAAATCTTCACTGGCCAGCCTTTAATGTAGCTGATTCAGCTATAAGTATAGGAATTGTTCTTTTTGTCTATAAGAACTTAAAAAAATGA
- a CDS encoding uracil-DNA glycosylase — protein sequence MGREINNIVEILNFYKTLGFNELPQGFIQSLFGQNCVSASPLHYNESSKNVKSLMEILNEEIKKCKKCPLSNSRKNPVCGEGNINAKLMFVGEAPGVDEDLQGRPFVGEAGKLLTSLIEKMGFKREDVYITNTVKCHPPMNRDPFESEISTCFDYLKREIEIISPQVIISLGKVATYTLMGMNGKLKDLHISKLRGKVFPYNQIPVIPTFHPAYLLRNKKDKWLTWEDAQEALRRLR from the coding sequence ATGGGGAGAGAGATAAATAATATAGTTGAGATTCTGAATTTTTATAAAACTCTTGGATTTAATGAGTTGCCTCAGGGGTTTATTCAGTCATTATTTGGGCAAAACTGTGTATCTGCTTCACCTTTGCATTATAATGAGTCCTCTAAAAACGTGAAGTCACTTATGGAGATTTTGAATGAAGAAATTAAGAAATGTAAAAAATGTCCATTGAGTAACTCAAGAAAAAATCCTGTATGCGGAGAAGGTAATATTAATGCAAAACTTATGTTTGTTGGTGAAGCCCCAGGGGTTGATGAGGATTTACAAGGAAGACCTTTTGTTGGTGAAGCAGGGAAACTTTTAACAAGCCTTATAGAGAAGATGGGTTTTAAGAGAGAAGATGTTTATATAACTAATACTGTTAAATGTCATCCTCCAATGAATAGAGATCCTTTTGAAAGTGAAATATCTACATGCTTTGATTATCTAAAAAGAGAGATAGAGATAATATCTCCTCAAGTTATTATCAGTCTTGGTAAAGTGGCAACCTATACATTAATGGGCATGAATGGGAAGCTTAAAGATTTACATATATCTAAACTACGAGGCAAGGTATTCCCCTACAATCAAATTCCTGTTATTCCTACATTTCATCCAGCTTATTTGCTTAGAAACAAAAAAGATAAATGGCTTACATGGGAAGATGCGCAGGAAGCTTTAAGGAGGCTTAGATGA